A DNA window from Arachis duranensis cultivar V14167 chromosome 3, aradu.V14167.gnm2.J7QH, whole genome shotgun sequence contains the following coding sequences:
- the LOC107479014 gene encoding uncharacterized protein LOC107479014 — translation MAAMANLANTMEANAVATLQAVKRLGQLAGNGNGDGNGNDNAEGNGDNMGGAPMTLDTLLKVHPPSFRGSTNPTDADNWFHAMEHALQAHHVLNNQYAEFVAYQLLGEAQPWWKGECHLLQLKNADIPWNVFQTAFYKKYFPESAREAKEMELMQLKQGSLFVADYNS, via the coding sequence ATGGCGGCAATGGCGAATCTTGCGAACACCATGGAGGCTAATGCTGTTGCGACTCTGCAAGCTGTGAAGAGGTTAGGCCAACTGGCTGGAAATGGAAACGGAGATGGAAATGGAAATGATAATGCTGAAGGAAATGGGGATAATATGGGAGGTGCTCCGATGACCTTGGATACTCTTCTCAAGGTTCATCCTCCAAGTTTCAGAGGTTCAACTAATCCTACAGATGCGGATAACTGGTTCCATGCCATGGAGCACGCACTACAAGCACATCATGTCTTAAACAACCAATACGCAGAGTTTGTTGCGTATCAGCTTCTGGGAGAGGCTCAGCCCTGGTGGAAAGGTGAATGCCACTTGCTACAGCTTAAGAATGCTGATATTCCTTGGAATGTATTCCAAACGGCCTTCTACAAGAAGTACTTTCCTGAGTCTGCAAGGGAAGCAAAAGAGATGGAACTTatgcagctgaagcaaggttCCTTATTTGTGGCAGACTACAATAGCTGA
- the LOC127745521 gene encoding uncharacterized protein LOC127745521 has protein sequence MTVMAPMEICIFFDLVNKARVVKEYAKTVASPKDTHRGNSSRGRGKYFQPRGRISREEDMCLKVKEASERTLIISFSMLKGTEIKIRVKEDNIPKTTFRTRYGHYEFAVMSFGLTKAPAVFMDYMNRVFRPFLNKFVVVFIDDILVYSKMVKEHEEHLRIVLQILKDRKLYAKLSKCEFWKEEVKFLGHVVSKGGITMDPSKVEAVMEWERSTTVMEVRSFLGLARYYQRFIDGFSRSALPMTKSTRKEVSFKVKIEHQKPSGMLQPLEIPQWKWEGIPMDFVTGLPRTRSGFDAVWVIVDRLTKSTHFLPIRANYSMEELARLYIKEIIRLHGVPSSIVSDRDLRFTSRFWGAFQRAFGMKLCLNTAYHPQMDGQSERTI, from the exons ATGACTGTTATGGCTCCTATGGAGATTTGtattttctttgatttggtGAACAAGGCGAGAGTTGTTAAAGAATATGCAAAGACAGTAGCTTCGCCAAAGGACACTCATAGAGGAAACTCTAGTAGGGGACGTGGCAAGTACTTTCAGCCGAGGGGCAGAATTTCAAGAGAGGAGGACATGTGCCTCAAGGTCAAGGAGGCTTCAGAAAGAACACTCATAATCAGTTTCAGTATGCTAAAGGGAACGGAAATCAAA ATAAGGGTGAAAGAGGATAATATTCCTAAGACTACATTTAGGACGCGCTATGGACACTACGAGTTTGCGGTGATGTCCTTTGGGTTGACGAAGGCACCTGCTgtgttcatggattacatgaacagaGTATTCCGTCCCTTTTTGAACAAATTCGTGGTGGTTTTCATAGACGACATCTTAGTTTATTCTAAGATGGTGAAGGAGCATGAAGAACATTTGAGGATTGTGTTGCAAATCTTAAAGGATCGGAAATTGTATGCTAAGCTGTccaagtgtgagttttggaaagAGGAAGTGAAGTTCTTAGGTCAcgtggtgagcaaaggaggaaTAACGATGGATCCTTCTAAGGTAGAAGCAGTGATGGAATGGGAAAGGTCAACGACGGTGATGGAAGTTAGGAGTTTCTTGGGCCTAGCCAGATATTACCAGAGATTTATTGATGGATTTTCCAGGAGTGCACTACCGATGACTAAGTCGACAAGGAAGGAGGTGTCATTC AAAGTGAAGATAGAGCATCAGAAACCATCGGGAATGCTACAGCCACTTGAGATTCCTcaatggaagtgggaaggaATTCCAATGGACTTTGTGACCGGTTTACCAAGGACTAGGTCAGGATTCGATGCGGTTTGGGTGATCGTGGATCGCTTAACCAAATCCACTCATTTTCTGCCTATCCGAGCAAACTATTCTATGGAGGAGTTAGCGAGATTGTACATTAAAGAGATCATAAGGTTGCACGGTGTACCATCGAGCATAGTGTCGGACCGTGATCTCCGATTCACATCAAGGTTTTGGGGAGCTTTCCAAAGGGCTTTCGGTATGAAGCTATGTCTCAATACCGCATATCATCCACAAATGGATGGACAGTCGGAAAGGACTATTTAG